TCCTGCCGTCCTCCCTTCCCTGGACCGCGCGAAGCGGCGACACTGACTGCTCGCCATCCTCATGCTCCGAAGGGGTCCTGACCGTGCTGCGCGCACGCCTCATCTCCCGCGACCGTCCCGACGACCTGTCGCTGGTCCTCCGCCGCCTGAACCTGTCCCCCCGCAACCGCGAACACCTGACGCGCGAGCTGGGCTCCGCGCACGTGCTCGTCACCGGGGGCCGTCCCTCCTACGAGGAGGAACTGGTGCCGCCGTACGGCTCCAAGGAGCGGGAGAAGCTGCCCACCTGGACGCCGGGCGGACATGTGGACCATCCCGGCGAGGTGCTCCTGTCCGGCAGCCGCCAGCAGTTCGACCGGCTGATCTCGCTCGCCCGCAAGTCGCCGCGCACGGATGGCCTGGCGCGCGTGCTGGAGGAGGTGCTGTCCCCCGCGCCCCTGCCGGCATTGACGCTGAGCGGGCGCCGGTTCGAGTGGGGCACGCGCACGTACCTCATGGGCGTGGTGAACGTGACGCCGGACAGCTTCTCCGACGGCGGCAGCTTCCCGGACGCGGCCAGCGCCGTGGAGCATGCGCTGAGGCTGGTGGACGCGGGCGCGGACATCCTCGACGTGGGCGGTGAGTCCACCCGGCCGGGCTCGCTCCCGGTGTCCGCGGAGGAGGAGCTGGCGCGCATCCTCCAGGTGGTGGAGGGCATCAAGCGCCGCTCCACCGTGCCCATCTCCGTGGACACCACGAAGGCGGCGGTGGCGAAGGAGGCGCTCAAGGCCGGCGCCCACCTCATCAACGACATCACCGGCTTCCACTCGGACCCGGCGCTGGCCGGCGTGGTGGCCGCCGCGGGCGCCGCGTGTTGCCTCATGCACACCCAGGGCATGCCGAAGACGATGCAGGAGGCGCCCCGCTACCAGGACGTGGTGGGCGAGGTGATGGACTACCTGGAGGAGGGGATGTTCCAGGCCACCGAGGCCGGCATCCCCCGCGAGCGCATCCTCCTGGACCCGGGCATCGGGTTCGGCAAGACGCTGGAGCACAACCTCTTCCTCCTGCGCCGCCTGGAGGAGCTGCGGGGGTTGGGGCAGCCCCTGCTGGTGGGCACCAGCCGCAAGTCCTTCCTCGGGAAGCTGACGGGCGGCAAGGGCCCCCAGGAGCGCCTGGCGGCCACCCTGGGCTCCGTGGCGGCCATGGCCGTCCTGGGGGGCGCGGACGTGGTGCGGGTGCACGACGTGGGGGAGACGCGGGACGCGCTGGCCGTGGCGGACGCCATCCGGAGGGCCCGGGGCGGCGGCGACCTGTACGGCGGCTGACGGGGGCAAGCCCCCGCGTCGTAAACAGGCCGGGTCCGCACGCCTGGGCGCTTGCCTGGGTGACACCTCATCCCTAGCTTCGGGCCCATGTGCTGGACGGGGTATAAGCCCCGGACGCGAGTGGCCGGAGCCCTTCCGGCAATGGGAAAGGTGGAGCGGCACACATGGCGTACAGGATGGACATGCCCCCGAAGGAAGCGCAGAAGACGGAGCGGCTGTTCGGCACGGACGGCGTTCGTGGCGTGGCCAACGTCTATCCGATGACGGCCGAGGTCGCGATGAGGCTCGGCCGCGCCCTGGCGTACCTCATCCGCAACGGTCCGCACCGCCACCGCGTCATCGTGGGCAAGGACACGCGCCTCTCCGGCTACATGCTGGAGCAGGCCCTGTCCGCCGGCCTCATCTCCATGGGCGTCGACGTGGAGCAGGTGGGCCCGCTGCCCACGCCCGGCATCTCCAACCTCACCACGTCCATGCGCGCGGACGCGGGCGCCGTCATCTCGGCGTCCCACAACCCGTACCAGGACAACGGCATCAAGTTCTTCTGGCGCGACGGCTTCAAGCTGCCGGACGAGACGGAAGCCAAGATTGAAGAGCTGGTCTCCAGCGGGGAGATCGACAACATCCGCCCCACGGCGACCAAGATTGGCCGGGCCATCCGCCTGGACGACGCGCGCGGCCGCTACATCGTCTACCTGAAGGCCACGTTCCCCCGCGAGCTGACGCTGGAGGGGATGACCATCGTGGTGGACTGCGCCAACGGCGCGGCGTACCGCACGGCGCCCGCGGTGCTGGAGGAACTGGGCGCGAAGGTCATCGCGCTGGGCGTGTCCCCGGACGGCAAGAACATCAACCACAAGTGCGGCGCGCTCCACCCGGAGGGGCTGGCCAAGGCGGTGGTGAAGCACGGCGCCAACCTGGGCGTCGCGCTGGACGGCGACGCGGACCGCCTCATCGTCGTGGACGAGAAGGGCAACGTCGTGGACGGCGATGCCATCATGGCCATCTGCACGGGTGAGCTCGTCGCGCGCAAGGAGCTGAAGAAGAAGACGCTCGTCTCCACGGTGATGAGCAACATCGGCCTGGAGCGCGCGGTGTCCCAGTGGGGCGTGAAGGTGGTCCGCACGCGCGTGGGCGACCGGCACGTCGTGGACGAGATGCGCCGCAACGGCTACAGCCTGGGCGGCGAGCAGAGCGGCCACCTCATCTTCCTGAACCACACCACCACGGGCGACGGCACGCTCGCGGCGCTGCAACTGCTGGCCGTGATGTGCCGCCAGGGGAAGCCGCTGTCGGAGCTGGCCTCCATCTTCCAGCCGGTGCCGCAGACGCTGCTCAACGTCGTGGTGAAGCAGAAGAAGGAGCTGGGTGAGCTGCCCACGGTGATGAAGGCCATCAAGAACGTGGAGCAGAAGCTGGGCAGCAACGGCCGCGTGCTGGTGCGCTTCTCCGGCACGGAGCCCAAGGCCCGCGTCCTGATTGAAGGCGAGGACGCGGCGCGCAATGAGGCGTACGCCCGCGAAATCGTCGAGGCGCTCTCCAAGGCGCTGAACGGTTAGCGACAGCGGTTGACTTCCGGACGCCGGCCACGAATAGAGGGGCCGGCGCGGGCCCGGGTCCCTGGACAATCCCGCACCGCGCCAGCGCAAGGAGCGGGACGATGGGACAGCGACTGGGTGTCAACGTGGATCACGTGGCGACGCTGCGGCAGGCGCGGCGCACCGTGTATCCGGATCCGGTGACGGCCGCGGCGATGGCGGAGCTGGCCGGCGCCCGGCAGATCACCATCCACCTGCGCGAGGACCGGCGCCACATCCAGGACCGGGACCTGCGCATCCTCCGCGAGACGGTGCAGACGCTCCTGAACCTGGAGATGGCCGCCACCGCGGAGATGGTGAAGATCGCCTACGAGTACAAGCCGGACGTGGTGACGCTCGTCCCCGAGCGACGCGAGGAGCTCACCACCGAGGGCGGCCTGGAGGTCGCGGGCCAGCGCGAGTCCATCGCGAAGATCATCAAGAACCTCAAGGACGGAGAGATCGCCGTCTCGCTGTTCATCGATCCGGACCTGGACCAGGTGCGCGCGTCGCACAAGGTGAACGCGGACCGGGTGGAGCTGCACACGGGCCGCTACTGCGAGGCACGCAACGAGAAGGAGCGCGCGCGGGAGCTGGCGCGCATCGTGGACGCGGCCAAGGCGAGCGCCAAGCTGGGCATGGGCGTGGCCGCCGGGCACGGGCTCAACTACGACAACGTGCAGGCCATCGCGCGCATCCAGGAGATCGACGAGCTGAACATCGGGCACGCCATCGTGGGGCGCGCGGTGCTGGTGGGCTTCGAGCGCGCGGTGCGTGAGATGCTCGAACTGATGCGCGACCCGGGGTAGCCGGTATGCCCATCGTCGGACTGGGACTGGACCTCTGCTCCATCGAGCGCATCCAGCGCATCCTCGACGGTCCGCGCGCTGAGGCGTTCCTTCATCGCGTGTACACCGACGGCGAGCGCGCGTACTGCGCGCCCCGGCACGACGCGGCCAGCGCGTACGCGGCGAGGTTCGCGGCGAAGGAGGCGCTGGTGAAGGCGATGGGCGTGCCTCCGGGTGTGAAGTGGCGGGACATGGAGGTGGTGCGCGAGGGCGGTCCGCCGCGCTTCGTGCTCTCTGGCGTGGCCCGTGAAGTGATGGAAGCGCGGGGGTGGGAGGCGATGCTCGCGCTCACCCATGATGCCGGCGTGGCCGCGGCCACGGTGGTGCTCCAGACGAAGTAGGGAGGTTGGAAGCCATGCAGCGCGTGCTCACCGCGAACCAGATGCGTGAGGCCGAGAAGGCCGCCGAAGAGCAGCACGGGATGCCGTCCGGGTTGTTGATGGAGAACGCGGGCCGGGCGCTCGCGGAGGCCGCCCGGAGCGTCGCGGGACAGGGCGGGCGCTTCACGGTGCTGTGCGGCCCCGGCAACAACGGCGGGGATGGCCTGGTCGCCGCGCGCTTCCTGCTGGAGGGAGGCGCCCGGGTGGTGGTGTCGCTGGTGGGGGACACCGGCAAGCTGACCCTGGAGGCGAAGCGCAACCTCCAGGCGCTGGAGGGCTTCGGTGAGTCGCCCCGCGCCTTCGAGGCGCTGCCAGAGGCGGGCCCGGGTGACGTGGTGGTGGACGCCCTCTTCGGCACCGGCCTGAAGCGCGCGCCGGAGGGCTTGTTCGCGGATGCCATCGGCACGGTGGCGCGGTGGCGGCGCGCGGGCGCGAAGGTGGTGGCCGCGGATGTCCCGTCCGGCCTGCAGAGCGACACGGCGGAGCCCTTCTCTCCGTGCGTGGAGGCGGATGTCACGGTGGCCTTCGGCTTCGTGAAGCCCGCGCATGAGCTGGAGCCCGGCGCGTCGCTGTGCGGCGATGTGCGGCGCGTGGACATCGGCCTGGGCGGTGAGTCCACTCGCGCGGTGTCCGGGGCGGAGCTGTTCCGCGTGGAGGAGAAGGACGCGCGCGAGGCGCTGCCCAAGCGGCGCGCGGATTCGCACAAGGGCACCTACGGCCACGTGCTGGTGGTGGCGGGCAGCCCGGGCAAGACGGGCGCCGCGGCGATGGTGGCCCTGTCCGCGCTGCGCAGCGGGGCGGGGCTCGTCACGGTGGCCACGCGTCCGGAGGCGCTGCCGTGGGTGATGGCGCACTCGCCGGAGATCATGGGCATCCCGCTGCCGGGTGAAGGCCCGCTGGGGAAGGGTGACCTGGAGGCCCTCAAGGCCGCGCTGGAGGGCAAGGACGCGCTGGTGATGGGGCCGGGCATCCCCCGAGGCCCGGAGACGGGCGCGCTGATTGGCGACCTGCTGGCGTCCGTGGAGGTGCCCGCGGTGCTGGACGCGGACGCGCTCAACGCGGTGGCCGAGGACCTCAAGGTGCTGCGGGAGGCGAAGGGGCCCGTGGTGCTCACGCCGCACCCCGGGGAGATGGCGCGGCTGTGGGGCCGGACGACGAAGGACGTGCAGGCGCACCGCGTGGGCGTGGCGCTCAACCTGGCCACGTCGCTCAACTGCACGGTGGTGCTCAAGGGCTCGCGCACGCTCATCGCGGAGGCGGGCGGGCGCGTGTTCATCAACCCCACGGGCAACGCGGGCATGGCCACCGGCGGCACGGGCGACGTGCTGTCGGGCGTGTGCGGCGCGCTGCTCGCGCAGGGCATCCCGCTGCCCAAGGCCGCGTGGACGGCCGTCTACGCGCACGGGCTCGCGGGCGACCTGATGGCGCAGCAGCGCGGGTTGATGGGCCTCATCGCCACGGACCTGCTGGTGGGCCTGGGCCACGTCTGGACGCGGTGGGCGCGATGAGCGGCGCGGACGCGGCACTGCACGCCTTCGCGCCTTGCGCCGCTCGGTCCTGCCTCAGCGCGGAGGACGCGATGCACGGCACGGACGCGGCACCTGGCGGCTCTCGGCCTTGGCCTGGAGCGGAGGGCGTGATGCGCGTCATGTCATCGCGCCGGGCGGACGTGCTCGTGGGTCGCGGCCTTGTCGCGGCTCGGAGGGCGCGATGAGCGGTGATGCGCAGCCCATGCGCTCGCGGCGGCTGGTGTCTCCGTCTCCGGAGGAGACGCACCGGCTGGGCGTGAAGCTGGGACAACTGCTCCAGCCCGGGGACTTCGTGGGGCTGATTGGCGACCTGGGCGCTGGCAAGACGCACCTGGTGCGCGGCGTGGCGGAAGGGGCGGGGGTGGCGCAGTCGGAGGTGGCCAGCCCCACCTTCGCCATCGTGTACCCGTACGCGGGCCGCATTCCGCTGTACCACGCGGACCTGTACCGCCTGACGGACTACGACGAGCTGTACGCCACCGGGTTCCTGGACCTGGTGGGCGGCGACCACGCGATGCTGGTGGAGTGGTTGGACCGCATCCCCCAGGCCGCGCCGCGCGACTTCCTGCGCGTCACGCTCCGCCATGAGGGAGAGGACGCGCGGAGCCTCGACGTGGAGGCCTTCGGCGCGCGTCCGGCCGCGTTGCTCGACGCGTGGCTTGCCTGAATCAGACCGCGGCGTGCTGCTCTGGCGGCCGCGGGTTCAGCACCCCGTCCGCCAGCGCCTGCACCTTCCAGCGATGGAACGTGAGCCGCGAGTCCACGCCCACCACGTCCTCTTCATCCACCGGCACCCAGTGCGGCCCGCCGCACAGCGACTCGCTGGCGACCAGGAACTGCTGCAGCGGCACGCCCGTGTTCGGCGCGCGCAGGACTTCCGGGCAACCACCGATGCCGGCGGAGATGAAGAGGGTGCGGTTGCGGCGCGTGGCCACCATCGCCTCGCCGTCCGTGACGAGGAAGTTCATCGCGGAGCGTTCCTTCGGCTCGCGGCTCCCCGGCACGTCCGTCAGCGTGGACACCAGCGTCATCGTCTCCGCGAGCGCCTGCGCCATCGCCTCCACGCTCACCGTGCCGTCGAGCGGCCCGCGCGCCGACAGCCGCGACAGGAACAGGTAGAAGCAGCGCTCGCTGTCCGTGGTGCCCTTGATGTTGACGCGCAGCTCCGGGTGGATGAGCGCTTCCACGGTCGCCTTGTGCTTCGCGAACTCGCGCAGCGTGCCGTTGTGCACGAAGGACCAGCGGCCGAAGTGGAACGGGTGCGAGTTGCGCAGCTCCACCGCGCCCACACTCGCCAGCCGGATGTGCGCCACCACCGTGCGCGCGGAAACCTGGCTCGACACGCGCTCGAAGTCGGGGTCGCAGTGCGCGGGGCCCACACCATGCGCGACGAGCGGTGAGGACTCCGGCCCGTACGTGGCGATACCCCAGCCGTCCTTGTGTTCACGCGACTGGATGAGGAGGGAATTCCTCTCCGTCACAAGGGCGGTATGGACAGCAGCGGGAACAGCACTCCTGAATCCAAATAATCGGCACATGGTGGCAGCTGATCTCTACAACGGCCGGCCCACGAGGGAAGTTCCACCTGCCCCCTTGTCTGATGCCAGTTGTTCAACGGCATCCACTCAGGGGCAGTGATTCATACGCGCGCGAAACACCACACGCCCGCCCTTCACCACCACACGCGCGTGACTGATACCCAGATGATAAGGCAGATGCCGGTAGCTGCGACAGGCGAACACCACCAGGTCGCCCGCATCACCCACGGCCAGACGCCCCTGCCGTTGCAACCCCAAGCATTGCGCGGCCCCGCGGGTAGCGCCCCAGTAGGCCTCCGCGGCTGACAGGCCGTTCTCCAGGCAGGCGAGCCCCAGCACCAGCGCCAGGTTCTCCGTCATGGAGGAGCCGGGATTCACGTTGGAACCCAAAGCAATGTTGACGCCCGCGTCGCGCAGCTTCCGGCCGGGCGCGTAGGGGCGCATGCGCAGGAAGAGGGTGGAGGTAGGCACGAGTACGGCGGTGACGTTCGCGGCGGCGAGCGCGCGGATGCCCTCGTCCGTGACCTGCTCCAGGTGGTCCGCGCTGGCGGCGCCCACTTCCGCGGCGAGCGCCGAAGCGCCACACGCAGTGAGCTGATCCGCGTGCAGGCGCGGCGTGAGGCCCAGCGCCTTGCCCGCGTTGAGCAGCCGGCGGGATTCCTCCACGGTGAAGGCGCTGTCCTCGGTGAAGACGTCGCAGAAGCGCGCCAGGCCCTCGCGCGCCACGGCGGGCAATATCTCGTGGATGCAGAGGTCCAGGTACTCGGCGCGGCGTTCCTTGTACTCCGGGGGCACGGCGTGCGCGCACAGCAGCGTGGGCACCAGCTCCAGTGGAGACAGCGCGCCCAGGCGGCGCACCGCGCGCAGCATCTTGAGCTCATCCGCCAGATTCAGGCCGTAGCCGCTCTTCACCTCGGCGGTCGTCACGCCCTGCGCGAGCAGCCGCTCCAGGCGGGGCAGGGCAAGCGTGGCCAGCTCCTCCTCGCTCGCGGCGCGCGTGGCGCTCACCGTGTTGGCGATGCCGCCGCCGGCCTTGGCGATTTCGAGGTACGTGGCGCCCTGGTTGCGCAGGTCGAACTCGGCGGATCGCTCGCCCGCGAACACCAGGTGCGTGTGCGGATCCACGAAGCCCGGGCCCACGAAGCCGCCCTCGGCGTCGATGACTTCCGTCGCGTCCGTGAGCGCG
This DNA window, taken from Corallococcus coralloides DSM 2259, encodes the following:
- the glmM gene encoding phosphoglucosamine mutase, with the protein product MAYRMDMPPKEAQKTERLFGTDGVRGVANVYPMTAEVAMRLGRALAYLIRNGPHRHRVIVGKDTRLSGYMLEQALSAGLISMGVDVEQVGPLPTPGISNLTTSMRADAGAVISASHNPYQDNGIKFFWRDGFKLPDETEAKIEELVSSGEIDNIRPTATKIGRAIRLDDARGRYIVYLKATFPRELTLEGMTIVVDCANGAAYRTAPAVLEELGAKVIALGVSPDGKNINHKCGALHPEGLAKAVVKHGANLGVALDGDADRLIVVDEKGNVVDGDAIMAICTGELVARKELKKKTLVSTVMSNIGLERAVSQWGVKVVRTRVGDRHVVDEMRRNGYSLGGEQSGHLIFLNHTTTGDGTLAALQLLAVMCRQGKPLSELASIFQPVPQTLLNVVVKQKKELGELPTVMKAIKNVEQKLGSNGRVLVRFSGTEPKARVLIEGEDAARNEAYAREIVEALSKALNG
- a CDS encoding class II glutamine amidotransferase, with the translated sequence MCRLFGFRSAVPAAVHTALVTERNSLLIQSREHKDGWGIATYGPESSPLVAHGVGPAHCDPDFERVSSQVSARTVVAHIRLASVGAVELRNSHPFHFGRWSFVHNGTLREFAKHKATVEALIHPELRVNIKGTTDSERCFYLFLSRLSARGPLDGTVSVEAMAQALAETMTLVSTLTDVPGSREPKERSAMNFLVTDGEAMVATRRNRTLFISAGIGGCPEVLRAPNTGVPLQQFLVASESLCGGPHWVPVDEEDVVGVDSRLTFHRWKVQALADGVLNPRPPEQHAAV
- the folP gene encoding dihydropteroate synthase; translation: MLRARLISRDRPDDLSLVLRRLNLSPRNREHLTRELGSAHVLVTGGRPSYEEELVPPYGSKEREKLPTWTPGGHVDHPGEVLLSGSRQQFDRLISLARKSPRTDGLARVLEEVLSPAPLPALTLSGRRFEWGTRTYLMGVVNVTPDSFSDGGSFPDAASAVEHALRLVDAGADILDVGGESTRPGSLPVSAEEELARILQVVEGIKRRSTVPISVDTTKAAVAKEALKAGAHLINDITGFHSDPALAGVVAAAGAACCLMHTQGMPKTMQEAPRYQDVVGEVMDYLEEGMFQATEAGIPRERILLDPGIGFGKTLEHNLFLLRRLEELRGLGQPLLVGTSRKSFLGKLTGGKGPQERLAATLGSVAAMAVLGGADVVRVHDVGETRDALAVADAIRRARGGGDLYGG
- a CDS encoding holo-ACP synthase; translation: MPIVGLGLDLCSIERIQRILDGPRAEAFLHRVYTDGERAYCAPRHDAASAYAARFAAKEALVKAMGVPPGVKWRDMEVVREGGPPRFVLSGVAREVMEARGWEAMLALTHDAGVAAATVVLQTK
- the hutI gene encoding imidazolonepropionase; translated protein: MEALDLWVRNTSEVLTVEGTHREPAEAALTPRPGAGIGVKDGRVAYVGPESGLPKGALTDATEVIDAEGGFVGPGFVDPHTHLVFAGERSAEFDLRNQGATYLEIAKAGGGIANTVSATRAASEEELATLALPRLERLLAQGVTTAEVKSGYGLNLADELKMLRAVRRLGALSPLELVPTLLCAHAVPPEYKERRAEYLDLCIHEILPAVAREGLARFCDVFTEDSAFTVEESRRLLNAGKALGLTPRLHADQLTACGASALAAEVGAASADHLEQVTDEGIRALAAANVTAVLVPTSTLFLRMRPYAPGRKLRDAGVNIALGSNVNPGSSMTENLALVLGLACLENGLSAAEAYWGATRGAAQCLGLQRQGRLAVGDAGDLVVFACRSYRHLPYHLGISHARVVVKGGRVVFRARMNHCP
- the tsaE gene encoding tRNA (adenosine(37)-N6)-threonylcarbamoyltransferase complex ATPase subunit type 1 TsaE, which gives rise to MSGDAQPMRSRRLVSPSPEETHRLGVKLGQLLQPGDFVGLIGDLGAGKTHLVRGVAEGAGVAQSEVASPTFAIVYPYAGRIPLYHADLYRLTDYDELYATGFLDLVGGDHAMLVEWLDRIPQAAPRDFLRVTLRHEGEDARSLDVEAFGARPAALLDAWLA
- a CDS encoding NAD(P)H-hydrate dehydratase — its product is MQRVLTANQMREAEKAAEEQHGMPSGLLMENAGRALAEAARSVAGQGGRFTVLCGPGNNGGDGLVAARFLLEGGARVVVSLVGDTGKLTLEAKRNLQALEGFGESPRAFEALPEAGPGDVVVDALFGTGLKRAPEGLFADAIGTVARWRRAGAKVVAADVPSGLQSDTAEPFSPCVEADVTVAFGFVKPAHELEPGASLCGDVRRVDIGLGGESTRAVSGAELFRVEEKDAREALPKRRADSHKGTYGHVLVVAGSPGKTGAAAMVALSALRSGAGLVTVATRPEALPWVMAHSPEIMGIPLPGEGPLGKGDLEALKAALEGKDALVMGPGIPRGPETGALIGDLLASVEVPAVLDADALNAVAEDLKVLREAKGPVVLTPHPGEMARLWGRTTKDVQAHRVGVALNLATSLNCTVVLKGSRTLIAEAGGRVFINPTGNAGMATGGTGDVLSGVCGALLAQGIPLPKAAWTAVYAHGLAGDLMAQQRGLMGLIATDLLVGLGHVWTRWAR
- a CDS encoding pyridoxine 5'-phosphate synthase, which encodes MGQRLGVNVDHVATLRQARRTVYPDPVTAAAMAELAGARQITIHLREDRRHIQDRDLRILRETVQTLLNLEMAATAEMVKIAYEYKPDVVTLVPERREELTTEGGLEVAGQRESIAKIIKNLKDGEIAVSLFIDPDLDQVRASHKVNADRVELHTGRYCEARNEKERARELARIVDAAKASAKLGMGVAAGHGLNYDNVQAIARIQEIDELNIGHAIVGRAVLVGFERAVREMLELMRDPG